From the genome of Notolabrus celidotus isolate fNotCel1 chromosome 5, fNotCel1.pri, whole genome shotgun sequence, one region includes:
- the si:ch211-287a12.9 gene encoding fibrinogen-like protein 1 produces MSVLLMLVLVCSPMASSTQLSSTDSCGPEIAVLKRSIRKLENKILLGSWQIEHLQRHKYFRPIQPAVSDTKLDPVTDHGGNRSSSGTLDSSDTTLIGFLPPAGNLIVHDKDCSELFDRLKPASGFYRIRPKSHQEPFLVYCDMDDGGGWTVFQRRRHGKVDFNRDWVDYKDGFGDFTLWNDEFWLGNKHIHSLLSEGKNLVKIDLMDWDGKRSHAFYENFRITDEADKYRLQYEMYSGQAGDALTGGGGMVEHWSTCLSGMQFSTRDQDNDRYLQGSCAQENKAGWWFNRCHAANLNGKYYRKGKYKGQNDNGVVWGTWRGLWYSLRHTTMKVRPVVFLDAEGSGGGGGM; encoded by the exons ATGTCTGTGTTACTGATGTTGGTTTTGGTGTGCTCACCCATGGCCTCTTCTACACAGTTGTCA TCAACAGACTCATGTGGACCAGAGATCGCAGTTCTAAAGCGCAGCATAAGAAAACTGGAGAACAAAATCTTGCTCGGGTCTTGGCAGATTGAACACCTGCAGAGGCACAAATACTTCCGGCCTATACAACCTGCTGTGTCTGATACTAAACTGGACCCTGTGACTGACCATGGTGGAAACCGCAGCAGCAGTGGGACATTAGACAGCTCTGATACGACACTCATTGGATTTCTTCCACCAGCTGGCAACTTAATTGTCCATGACAAAG ACTGCTCTGAGCTCTTTGACAGGCTGAAACCAGCAAGCGGTTTCTACCGTATCAGACCCAAATCACACCAGGAGCCTTTTTTGGTTTACTGTGATATGGATGATGGAGGAGGATGGACGGTGTTTCAGAGGCGACGGCATGGGAAAGTGGACTTCAACAG AGACTGGGTGGACTACAAGGATGGCTTCGGTGACTTTACTTTGTGGAATGATGAGTTTTGGTTGGGAAACAAGCACATTCATTCTCTACTCTCAGAAG gtaaGAACTTGGTGAAGATAGATCTAATGGACTGGGATGGAAAAAGAAGTCATGCATTTTACGAGAATTTCAGGATCACTGATGAGGCC GATAAGTATCGTCTCCAGTATGAGATGTATAGTGGGCAAGCTGGAGATGCTCTGACTGGTGGTGGGGGGATGGTGGAACACTGGTCTACTTGTCTCAGTGGTATGCAGTTCAGCACCAGAGATCAG GACAATGACCGCTACCTTCAGGGCAGCTGTGCTCAGGAGAACAAAGCAGGATGGTGGTTCAACAG GTGTCACGCAGCCAACCTCAATGGAAAATACTACCGCAAAGGAAAGTACAAGGGCCAGAATGACAACGGTGTGGTGTGGGGGACCTGGAGAGGCCTCTGGTACTCACTCAGACACACCACCATGAAGGTGCGACCCGTGGTTTTCTTGGACGCTGAAGgcagtggaggtggaggtggcaTGTAA
- the LOC117812794 gene encoding thrombospondin type-1 domain-containing protein 1: MPQAVSLLPFLLVLMGYAFAGLNIWPSFHVALSNSGVFVDFSTKSNTSTIRSTSLSLVNTETNTTLQTRTLPSSQLSGRVEFNCSCFLYAGTFRFLLRQTSISAAASHDNATEASSTESTAWWWSSELRVQWPTFHIAVERAGNHSGSFKVGMSTNDHFQFCSSGIDSALFLEVSYMEYNQIGRNNIDKVRVRTQHPIKPLRSQSVPLSCAFPFTERDFIRVALRSPHAAQDVKSSGPLYLSRIFSYKLLVENSNAFRSGCEGTMTVKLITPPCALIHGTVTLYKDAGAGRGVSVSSGSGAGGTALMGFGPEDPSSTPLAFNLLTQGENETEFNCSVFDPGRNKYCFRFVFNYSRSPSPAQTCLVVHRRAESWGPWQPWSLCSVSCGEGVRERGRECLLPSGVGGMQCTGMVKEQSLCSLEDCAVLPIPSPSLPVPVGVAPLGGNMVVVVGISLCLAVIFATIVVTVWRKFCQTPQCSSVRRGSMHSPGGRKLSDEASICGHSLQRPSLSDGHGPLGGLGVVVTQKDTPVLGGQPLTQTLVIPIQQDPERLSPSGQKLLPPIFGYRLAQYQLKEMKKKGLREATQLYHVSSSPVHDTLAETSASPTASPIPTPTGFVHSTLPLNLQDDTTQNNFRIASPFSEQSLQNSRVTPDRLSPKVELVLGHHVSANKNGGSSKWRDRTADWVEMVERSGLAGFRGGGGGGDGGVGNHKNPNFRRTSSFNDMKPQLPPSAQSRQFRERSMTQVGSRTLPEGSCWTRVGRERQPYLSYPIPEHEASDCSQSRPQRDDKRKPWMETAVPSHNNELKHTGTNTSSISAYAKHPKTDPSSTAERQRSAGMVAREGISGIGGPLSMDPAERAELNWNRRGPSPIQRNILARKLKEAQSSSAVKGRQRSSTFSVSTPEQRTGRCRSMPMSGDYTSCGGSPYRLSEAEQRMLDLDLSSTYVREED; encoded by the exons ATGCCACAGGCTGTCTCGCTGCTGCCCTTCCTGCTGGTGCTCATGGGATATG CTTTTGCAGGGCTCAATATATGGCCTTCCTTCCACGTTGCTCTTAGCAACTCCGGCGTTTTTGTGGACTTCAGCACAAAATCCAACACCAGCACCATCCGCAGCACGAGCCTCTCTTTGGTCAATACAGAAACCAACACCACCCTCCAGACCAGGACTCTCCCCAGCAGCCAATTGTCCGGTCGGGTGGAGTTCAACTGCTCCTGCTTCCTGTACGCAGGAACTTTCCGCTTCCTGCTGAGACAGACCAGCATCAGTGCTGCTGCATCTCATGATAATGCCACAGAGGCGAGCAGCACGGAGAGCACTGCCTGGTGGTGGAGTTCAGAACTGCGGGTGCAGTGGCCCACCTTTCACATCGCTGTGGAGAGGGCTGGAAACCACTCAGGATCTTTTAAG GTTGGGATGTCAACAAATGACCACTTCCAGTTCTGCTCCAGCGGCATCGACTCTGCTCTTTTCCTAGAGGTCAGCTACATGGAGTACAACCAGATAGGTCGCAACAACATTGACAAGGTCCGAGTACGCACACAACACCCAATCAAACCCCTCCGCTCCCAGAGTGTTCCGCTGTCCTGCGCCTTCCCCTTCACCGAAAGAGACTTCATACGAGTGGCTCTCCGGTCTCCTCACGCAGCACAGGATGTGAAGAGCTCTGGACCCCTATACCTGTCCCGTATCTTCTCCTATAAGCTGCTGGTGGAGAACAGCAATGCGTTTAGGAGTGGTTGTGAAGGGACTATGACTGTAAAACTGATCACCCCACCTTGTGCGCTCATCCACGGGACGGTGACGCTGTACAAGGATGCAGGTGCTGGGAGAGGGGTTTCTGTTTCTTCTGGTTCTGGAGCAGGTGGGACAGCACTGATGGGGTTTGGACCTGAGGATCCCTCGTCTACTCCGTTGGCCTTTAACTTGCTGACTCAGGGAGAGAATGAGACGGAATTTAACTGTTCTGTGTTCGACCCAGGAAGGAACAAGTACTGCTTTCGCTTTGTTTTCAACTACAGTCGCTCTCCTAGTCCTGCACAGACCTGTTTGGTGGTTCACAGGAGAGCTG agtCATGGGGTCCGTGGCAGCCGTGGAGTTTGTGCAGTGTGAGCTGTGGAGAGGGCGTGAGGGAGCGAGGGCGTGAGTGTTTGCTGCCCTCAGGTGTTGGAGGGATGCAGTGCACCGGCATGGTGAAAGAGCAGTCTCTCTGCTCACTGGAGGACTGTGCAG TTTTGCCCATCCCTTCTCCATCCCTACCTGTACCCGTCGGGGTAGCACCCCTGGGTGGTAACATGGTTGTGGTGGTTGGTATCTCCCTCTGCCTGGCGGTGATTTTTGCAACTATAGTGGTGACTGTGTGGAGAAAATTTTGCCAGACCCCTCAGTGCAGCTCTGTCCGCAGAGGCTCCATGCACTCCCCTGGAGGACGTAAGCTATCTGATGAGGCCTCCATATGTGGCCACAGTCTCCAAAGACCAAGCTTGTCCGATGGCCATGGGCCACTGGGGGGCCTGGGAGTTGTTGTAACCCAGAAAGACACTCCTGTCCTGGGCGGTCAGCCTCTCACACAGACCCTGGTGATACCAATCCAACAGGACCCAGAAAGACTTTCCCCTTCAGGTCAAAAGTTGTTGCCGCCAATATTTGG GTATCGACTGGCTCAGTATCAGCTGAAAGAGATGAAAAAGAAGGGGTTAAGGGAGGCCACACAGCTGTATCATGTTTCATCCAGCCCTGTTCATGACACCTTGGCAGAGACATCTGCTTCACCCACCGCTTCTCCCATCCCTACACCAACAGGATTTGTTCATTCCACACTCCCACTGAACCTCCAGGATGATACCACACAAAATAATTTCAGGATTGCATCTCCCTTTTCTGAGCAGTCACTGCAGAATTCAAGGGTCACACCGGACAGGTTAAGTCCCAAAGTGGAGCTGGTCTTAGGTCACCATGTTTCTGCTAATAAGAATGGAGGAAGCTCAAAATGGCGTGATCGCACTGCAGACTGGGTGGAGATGGTGGAGAGGAGTGGGTTGGCAGGAttcagaggaggtggaggaggaggagatggaggggtAGGAAACCATAAGAATCCAAATTTCCGCCGAACCTCCAGTTTTAATGACATGAAACCTCAGCTTCCACCATCTGCACAATCCAGACAGTTCAGAGAAAGGAGTATGACCCAG GTGGGATCTCGGACCCTCCCTGAAGGAAGTTGCTGGACCAGAGTAGGACGAGAGAGGCAGCCATACCTCTCTTACCCCATTCCAGAGCATGAGGCCTCAGACTGCTCCCAATCCAGACCCCAGAGAGATGACAAGAGGAAGCCCTGGATGGAGACAGCTGTTCCTTCTCATAACAatgaactcaaacacacaggaacCAACACAAGCAGCATTTCAGCATATGCAAAACATCCTAAAACAGACCcaagcagcactgcagagaggcagaggagtgCAGGGATGGTAGCCAGGGAGGGAATCTCAGGGATTGGAGGCCCCCTGAGCATGGATCCTGCCGAGCGGGCCGAGCTGAACTGGAACCGCCGTGGGCCATCGCCTATCCAGAGGAACATCTTGGCACGGAAATTAAAGGAGGCTCAGTCCAGCTCTGCGGTGAAAGGACGACAGCGCAGCTCTACCTTTAGTGTATCGACCCCAGAGCAGAGGACAGGCCGCTGCCGCTCTATGCCAATGTCTGGAGATTACACCAGCTGTGGGGGCTCCCCCTACAGGCTGAGTGAGGCAGAGCAGAGGATGCTGGACCTGGACCTGTCATCAACGTATGTCAGGGAGGAAGATTAG